In a genomic window of Coriobacteriia bacterium:
- a CDS encoding NADH-quinone oxidoreductase subunit L: MGTLSFLILFPLIVAGVLLVVRNDRARGVIVTVSAVAIAAGSIALAVQYLTGSAVHFEFESEAVSLAALGIDLLISLFIIFVGLKHKQYLAVALAAIQAAIVVWFDLGPAHAIVVENNLYVDTLSVIMALIIGIIGSGICVYAIGYMRDFAQHHADVPDRRPMFFAVMFLFLSAMFGVVFSNNLSWLFTAWEVTTVCSFLLIGYTRTPEATNNAFLQIVMNLAGGLGFAIAIAWIGTQFGTLELSGLISLGLSGAATVVPVLLLAFAAMTKAAQMPFHTWLLGAMVAPTPTSALLHSSTMVKAGVFLLLKLSPVLGLSLAGHWNVAGITVQLVGGVTFLMCSLAAITQSNAKRVLAYSTIANLGLITACAGIGTSEAVWAAIFLIIFHAAAKSLLFLCVGTAEHHIGSRDIEDMDGLFTSMPSLARFMVIGIAGMFIAPFGMLVSKWAALGAFVDSGNIILVFLLVFGSAATFFFWAKWLAKVTAIAGPASDLEASIRTEEWASIALMALLTVLAAVAFPLISSAVVVPYLGEIFPAVSLAISQGNLMIMAAMAALLAIILGSTLGRARASKRDLPVYMGGVGISEGVTAFSGSLGDATPASTRNWYLESYLGEGRLSRIGTVVSVVLLICGLAAALIFGSVM, from the coding sequence TTGGGAACTCTAAGTTTCTTGATCTTGTTTCCGCTGATCGTGGCGGGAGTTCTCTTGGTGGTCAGGAATGACCGAGCAAGGGGGGTGATCGTCACCGTATCCGCAGTCGCGATCGCGGCGGGGTCGATCGCGTTGGCTGTTCAGTATCTGACTGGTTCGGCAGTGCACTTCGAATTCGAGAGCGAGGCGGTGAGCCTCGCTGCATTGGGCATCGACCTCTTGATCTCACTCTTCATCATCTTTGTTGGGCTCAAGCATAAGCAGTATCTTGCGGTGGCCCTTGCCGCCATTCAGGCAGCAATCGTGGTGTGGTTCGATCTCGGTCCCGCCCACGCGATCGTGGTTGAGAACAACCTCTATGTCGATACGCTCTCGGTGATCATGGCCCTTATCATCGGCATCATCGGCTCGGGTATCTGCGTGTACGCCATCGGCTACATGCGCGATTTCGCGCAGCACCATGCGGATGTCCCCGACAGAAGGCCGATGTTCTTCGCGGTGATGTTCCTCTTCCTCTCCGCGATGTTTGGTGTGGTGTTTTCCAACAACCTCTCGTGGCTCTTCACCGCATGGGAGGTCACCACGGTGTGCTCGTTCCTGCTTATCGGCTACACGCGCACGCCCGAAGCCACAAACAACGCCTTCCTGCAGATCGTCATGAACCTAGCGGGCGGCCTTGGATTCGCTATCGCTATCGCCTGGATCGGCACACAGTTTGGGACGCTCGAACTCTCCGGGCTCATCTCGCTCGGTCTCTCCGGAGCCGCCACCGTGGTACCGGTGCTGCTCCTCGCATTCGCGGCAATGACCAAGGCCGCTCAGATGCCGTTCCACACGTGGCTCTTGGGCGCGATGGTCGCGCCCACGCCCACGAGCGCGCTTCTACACTCCTCGACCATGGTCAAGGCCGGCGTTTTCCTTCTGCTCAAACTCTCCCCGGTGCTGGGTTTGAGCCTCGCCGGTCACTGGAACGTCGCCGGCATCACGGTTCAGCTCGTCGGAGGCGTGACCTTCCTGATGTGCTCCCTGGCGGCCATTACGCAATCCAACGCCAAGCGCGTGCTGGCATACTCCACAATCGCCAACCTAGGTCTCATTACCGCGTGTGCCGGTATCGGCACCTCCGAAGCGGTGTGGGCGGCCATCTTCCTCATCATCTTCCATGCCGCGGCCAAGTCCTTGCTGTTTCTGTGCGTGGGCACCGCCGAGCACCACATCGGCTCTCGTGACATCGAGGACATGGACGGGCTCTTCACCTCGATGCCGTCGCTTGCCCGCTTCATGGTCATCGGCATCGCCGGTATGTTCATCGCGCCGTTCGGCATGCTCGTCTCCAAGTGGGCAGCCTTGGGTGCATTCGTCGACTCGGGCAACATCATCCTGGTCTTCCTGCTTGTGTTCGGCAGTGCGGCGACCTTTTTCTTCTGGGCCAAGTGGCTTGCCAAGGTCACCGCGATCGCGGGGCCAGCGAGCGACCTCGAAGCCTCAATCCGCACGGAGGAGTGGGCTTCCATCGCGCTTATGGCGCTACTCACGGTTCTTGCGGCGGTGGCCTTCCCGCTCATCTCCTCCGCAGTCGTGGTGCCCTATCTGGGAGAGATCTTCCCGGCGGTGTCCTTGGCCATCTCGCAGGGCAACCTCATGATCATGGCGGCGATGGCCGCGCTCTTGGCGATCATTCTGGGTTCCACTCTCGGGCGTGCTCGGGCATCGAAGCGGGATCTGCCGGTCTACATGGGCGGCGTCGGCATCTCGGAGGGCGTCACGGCCTTCTCCGGTTCTCTTGGAGACGCCACCCCCGCCAGCACGCGCAACTGGTATCTGGAGTCCTACCTAGGTGAAGGACGGCTGTCCCGCATCGGCACGGTTGTCTCGGTTGTCCTGCTCATCTGCGGACTTGCCGCCGCGCTCATCTTCGGGAGTGTGATGTAG
- a CDS encoding radical SAM protein, with amino-acid sequence MAHVRSLFFKGPLSSVENKAITAFKLGRPSDVIWNITNRCNLLCDHCYMAADGHGRPAELTDAETIALVDQMGERRLPALFLSGGEPMLRPNFWDILERTHSHGIRPTISTNCTLIDRDAAQRLKAKGVRWVATSLYGPDEFHDAMVGVPGTRARVLEAIRTLREESVGVAVKTAISAATWPYVYDLIAEAKALDCGLIYFCDLITAGRSEGEDDGRITAEQWRELGDFVVDDILSKESTLEWDIGAMPSFIPYVAEQFLERDLDISNGLERLKIVSACPVGKGHMNINSEGGIMPCQFAQDWTIGNVREMSLQDAVAELYKLDQQEAKGACSPEECEYSRICRGCRAKAWQRTGDPMAEDVTCLLHAGGDRARVAAEMAAAPEFVRGAPCSAPGSC; translated from the coding sequence TTGGCGCACGTACGCTCGCTCTTCTTCAAGGGACCGCTCTCTTCCGTCGAGAACAAGGCGATCACTGCCTTCAAGCTGGGGCGGCCCAGCGACGTGATCTGGAACATCACCAACCGCTGCAACCTGCTCTGTGATCACTGCTACATGGCCGCCGACGGCCACGGCCGACCCGCCGAACTCACCGATGCCGAGACGATCGCGCTCGTCGACCAGATGGGCGAACGCCGCCTGCCGGCCCTCTTCCTTTCGGGTGGCGAACCGATGCTGCGGCCGAACTTCTGGGATATCCTCGAACGGACGCACAGCCACGGCATCCGGCCGACCATCTCGACCAACTGTACACTCATCGACCGCGACGCCGCCCAGCGCCTGAAAGCCAAGGGCGTCCGCTGGGTCGCGACCTCGCTTTACGGCCCCGACGAGTTTCACGACGCAATGGTCGGCGTGCCCGGCACCCGCGCGCGAGTACTAGAAGCGATCCGTACACTTCGCGAAGAGAGCGTCGGCGTCGCGGTCAAAACCGCCATCAGCGCCGCGACCTGGCCCTACGTCTACGACCTCATCGCCGAGGCCAAGGCGCTTGACTGCGGCCTCATCTACTTCTGCGACCTCATCACCGCCGGCCGCAGCGAAGGCGAGGACGACGGCCGTATCACCGCCGAACAGTGGCGCGAACTCGGCGACTTCGTCGTCGACGACATCCTGTCCAAGGAATCCACGCTGGAGTGGGACATCGGCGCGATGCCGTCATTTATCCCCTACGTCGCCGAGCAGTTCCTCGAGCGCGACTTAGACATCAGCAATGGGCTCGAGCGGCTCAAGATCGTCTCGGCATGCCCTGTGGGTAAGGGGCACATGAACATCAACTCCGAGGGCGGCATCATGCCGTGCCAGTTCGCGCAGGACTGGACGATCGGCAACGTGCGCGAGATGTCGCTGCAAGACGCCGTCGCCGAGCTCTACAAGCTCGACCAGCAGGAAGCGAAGGGGGCATGCTCCCCCGAGGAGTGCGAGTACTCCCGTATCTGCCGAGGCTGTCGGGCGAAGGCGTGGCAGCGCACCGGCGATCCGATGGCCGAAGACGTGACCTGCCTGCTGCACGCGGGCGGCGACCGCGCGCGCGTGGCCGCGGAGATGGCGGCGGCACCGGAGTTCGTGCGAGGCGCGCCGTGCTCGGCGCCGGGATCCTGCTGA
- a CDS encoding methylated-DNA--[protein]-cysteine S-methyltransferase, which produces MNANAAETIHYTVADTSLGTMLAAASDRGVCFVAFDDSADALVAEAARRFPGAAIEPSGDLDPAWITEVVDRVEAPGSAHATELPLDLRGTPFRKQVWEALQAIPPGETQTYGQIAAKIGRPTAVRAVAGACGANPVAVLVPCHRVIGADGTLTGYRWGVERKRALLERERQ; this is translated from the coding sequence ATGAACGCTAACGCCGCCGAGACGATCCACTACACCGTGGCCGACACCTCACTGGGTACCATGCTTGCCGCAGCCTCCGATCGGGGGGTGTGCTTCGTCGCTTTCGACGATTCCGCAGACGCCCTCGTCGCCGAAGCAGCACGCCGCTTCCCCGGAGCCGCTATCGAACCGTCCGGGGACCTCGACCCTGCGTGGATCACCGAGGTTGTCGATCGCGTGGAAGCGCCCGGAAGCGCGCATGCGACCGAACTCCCCCTCGACCTGCGCGGCACACCCTTCCGCAAGCAAGTCTGGGAGGCGCTGCAAGCCATCCCGCCCGGAGAGACGCAGACGTACGGGCAGATCGCGGCCAAGATCGGGCGCCCGACGGCGGTACGCGCCGTCGCCGGAGCGTGTGGCGCGAACCCTGTCGCAGTGCTCGTCCCCTGCCACCGGGTAATCGGCGCCGATGGAACGCTCACCGGCTACCGCTGGGGCGTGGAGCGCAAGCGTGCGCTGTTGGAGCGGGAACGCCAGTAG
- a CDS encoding formylmethanofuran dehydrogenase, with product MKTFEEDMAVGCAYHGHLCGGIVLGVRMARYACAALGIEDPRQDRDLMVYVEAARCASDGAYAVTGLTIGKRRLKLIDIGRMAMTFVDSRTGKGIRVVPRPEVPKIPKEGDLIAFLEPFSDEELFTVQSVYVDIALEDMPGTHRKAQCEECGEFVMDGREVVVHGRTLCAMCAGKAAYYTVLD from the coding sequence ATGAAAACGTTCGAAGAAGACATGGCAGTCGGCTGTGCCTACCACGGTCACTTGTGTGGCGGCATCGTTCTTGGAGTGCGGATGGCGCGGTACGCCTGCGCGGCTCTCGGCATCGAGGATCCCCGCCAGGATCGCGATCTCATGGTGTATGTCGAGGCGGCTCGCTGCGCGTCCGATGGCGCGTATGCCGTCACCGGCCTCACCATCGGCAAGCGTCGCCTCAAGCTGATCGACATAGGCAGAATGGCGATGACGTTTGTGGATTCCCGCACGGGCAAGGGGATTCGCGTTGTCCCGCGCCCTGAGGTGCCGAAGATTCCTAAGGAAGGGGACCTGATCGCGTTTCTTGAGCCTTTCTCGGATGAGGAACTCTTCACAGTGCAGTCCGTCTATGTTGACATTGCACTCGAGGACATGCCCGGAACCCACCGTAAGGCCCAATGCGAGGAGTGCGGCGAGTTCGTGATGGACGGCCGAGAGGTCGTTGTCCATGGGCGTACGCTCTGTGCGATGTGTGCCGGGAAGGCCGCGTACTATACGGTTCTTGACTAG
- a CDS encoding DUF364 domain-containing protein, whose protein sequence is MTNSWGLYDRLLAEIPEDRLVESYLIGSGWTLVDAGGLGVAMTCRDECCEGGGMRASATGRSLRALAESVRSWSLSEASLGMAAMNAHYNIAHRIEEWTGRSLAQLAAPMAFHSLRSDVVGKKVGVIGHFPELEVLSDICELSVFERRTQPGDLPDFAEEYLLPEQDYLFITGVTLINKTLPRILQLARDACVVMVGPSVPLTPILFEWGVDVLAGTIVADRDGVWRTTAEAGVHGIWKHGAVAVQITADDYARRIGSKLYPQEASSAQGEYL, encoded by the coding sequence GTGACTAATAGCTGGGGACTGTACGACCGACTGCTCGCCGAGATCCCGGAGGACCGGCTTGTCGAATCCTATCTGATTGGAAGCGGCTGGACGCTGGTCGACGCGGGCGGGCTGGGCGTCGCAATGACGTGCAGAGACGAATGCTGCGAAGGGGGAGGGATGCGGGCTTCGGCCACAGGACGGAGCCTCCGGGCCCTCGCAGAATCTGTCCGGAGCTGGAGCCTTTCTGAGGCCTCGCTGGGGATGGCCGCGATGAACGCGCACTACAACATTGCGCACCGTATCGAGGAGTGGACCGGACGGTCTCTTGCTCAGCTGGCAGCGCCGATGGCCTTCCACTCCCTGCGTTCTGATGTTGTCGGGAAGAAGGTCGGGGTCATCGGCCATTTCCCGGAACTCGAGGTGCTAAGTGACATCTGCGAGCTCTCGGTCTTTGAACGCCGCACTCAGCCGGGCGATCTGCCCGATTTCGCCGAGGAATACCTTCTACCCGAGCAGGATTACCTCTTCATCACAGGTGTCACCCTCATCAACAAGACGCTGCCGAGAATCCTGCAACTCGCAAGAGATGCGTGTGTGGTGATGGTCGGGCCAAGTGTTCCACTCACGCCCATACTCTTCGAGTGGGGCGTCGACGTGCTTGCAGGCACAATAGTCGCCGATCGCGATGGTGTCTGGCGTACGACCGCCGAGGCGGGCGTGCACGGCATATGGAAACACGGCGCCGTTGCTGTTCAGATAACAGCTGATGATTATGCTCGGCGGATCGGATCAAAACTCTATCCACAAGAAGCATCTTCTGCACAAGGAGAGTACCTATGA
- a CDS encoding DUF2149 domain-containing protein translates to MARTLRGSAFLHTALSDESEVDPRTSLVNLVDVMLVFSCGLMVALLSYWNLDFSSVKLVKQDAMTEMSKVQELAEELTSGSGLYTQVGTVYQDPTSGKLYLVKGADGGSSSGSGEETAAPSATSRAQGAD, encoded by the coding sequence ATGGCGCGGACTCTGAGAGGTAGCGCATTCCTCCATACCGCACTCAGCGACGAGAGCGAGGTCGATCCGCGCACGTCGCTCGTGAACCTCGTTGACGTGATGCTGGTGTTCTCGTGCGGGCTCATGGTCGCGCTGCTGTCGTACTGGAATCTCGACTTCTCCTCCGTGAAGCTCGTGAAACAGGACGCGATGACGGAAATGAGCAAGGTCCAGGAGCTTGCCGAGGAGCTGACGTCCGGGAGCGGCCTTTACACCCAGGTCGGTACCGTCTACCAAGATCCGACTTCCGGCAAGCTCTACCTAGTGAAGGGTGCGGACGGCGGCTCGAGCAGCGGTTCCGGTGAGGAGACTGCGGCGCCGAGCGCGACAAGTCGAGCACAAGGCGCGGACTAG
- a CDS encoding transporter — protein sequence MDTLYLRDMLHLVSQSMLVPVMALLIALIAFSLFHVGSVIAEFFTERRHFKVVMPKLVNAIHDADGGGLTGVIEDSGLLRKQKDALITLADNIDLPDDDLYALAKSSVFETNARYEKTLSHMNLSVKIAPMLGLMGTLIPLGPGVVALGQGDTATLSKSLLIAFDGTVTGLVIAIVCMAVVTLRKRWYGAYMVSLESAATCILEKAAERNSGKTPKESSGE from the coding sequence ATGGACACGCTATATCTCAGAGACATGCTCCATCTGGTTTCACAGTCGATGCTCGTCCCAGTGATGGCTTTGCTGATAGCCCTCATCGCGTTCTCGCTCTTCCACGTCGGTTCGGTCATCGCCGAGTTCTTCACCGAGCGCCGCCACTTCAAGGTGGTGATGCCCAAGCTCGTGAACGCGATCCACGACGCCGACGGCGGGGGGCTCACGGGCGTCATTGAGGATAGCGGGCTCTTGCGCAAGCAGAAGGACGCGCTCATCACGCTCGCCGACAATATCGACCTGCCCGACGACGACCTCTATGCACTCGCGAAGTCATCGGTGTTCGAGACGAATGCGCGATACGAGAAGACGCTGTCGCACATGAACCTGTCGGTCAAGATCGCACCGATGCTCGGACTCATGGGAACGCTCATCCCGCTCGGCCCAGGCGTCGTGGCGCTTGGCCAAGGCGACACGGCGACGCTCTCGAAGTCCCTTCTGATCGCATTCGACGGCACCGTCACCGGCCTCGTCATCGCAATCGTTTGCATGGCGGTCGTCACGCTCAGGAAGCGCTGGTACGGCGCGTACATGGTTTCTCTCGAGTCCGCCGCAACCTGCATCCTCGAAAAGGCGGCCGAACGTAATTCCGGCAAGACTCCGAAAGAAAGCTCAGGCGAATAG
- a CDS encoding ABC transporter substrate-binding protein, with protein sequence MNQTHADAQCAQVTRRIFCRWLGGGLLVTLAATALPGCKAADQFFTGERTITDDAGRQLKIPTVSKLKRIYFTSSLAQIFCFTLAPDLIAGTGLQFTKKELKYLPKGTADLPYMGTLSGGAEIDREALLVEDVQVIFSISGVALTKTNISEAQDLQTQTNIPVVVIDGSFDRIAQAYRLLGEVLGQEKRAEELASYCEKVYSAVTEAITKVPSDRRVSLYYAEGPEGLQTEPDVSEHALTFAVAGANNVAAVPETQGLGMSNVSLEQVLKWNPQVIVAWDDVVRGGADEYIRKSPDWASITAVKEGRVYTMPNAPYAWCDRPPGVNRLVGIQWVANMLYPDAYDVDMVEEVKKFYAKFYWVDVTDADVKELLGNSYPPYRA encoded by the coding sequence ATGAATCAGACGCACGCGGACGCACAGTGCGCGCAAGTCACCCGGCGCATATTCTGCCGATGGCTCGGCGGTGGACTCCTCGTGACGCTGGCCGCGACCGCTCTTCCTGGCTGCAAGGCCGCGGACCAGTTCTTCACTGGAGAGCGCACGATAACCGATGACGCCGGCCGGCAACTGAAGATCCCGACGGTTTCGAAATTGAAGCGCATCTACTTTACGAGCTCGCTCGCCCAGATCTTCTGCTTCACCCTCGCGCCGGACTTGATCGCCGGTACGGGGCTCCAGTTTACGAAGAAGGAACTCAAGTACCTGCCGAAGGGCACGGCCGACCTGCCGTACATGGGGACGCTTTCGGGGGGCGCGGAGATCGACCGCGAGGCCCTGTTGGTCGAAGACGTGCAGGTCATCTTCTCGATCAGCGGAGTCGCACTCACGAAGACGAACATCTCCGAAGCCCAAGATCTGCAGACTCAGACAAACATTCCCGTCGTCGTCATCGACGGCTCGTTTGATCGCATCGCGCAGGCGTATCGGCTCCTCGGCGAAGTCCTTGGCCAAGAGAAGCGCGCGGAGGAACTCGCCTCGTACTGCGAGAAAGTCTACTCGGCGGTCACGGAGGCCATCACAAAGGTGCCGAGCGATCGGCGCGTCTCGCTCTACTACGCCGAGGGACCCGAGGGGCTGCAGACGGAGCCGGACGTGTCTGAGCACGCGCTCACGTTCGCAGTTGCGGGCGCGAACAACGTGGCAGCGGTGCCGGAGACGCAGGGGCTCGGCATGTCGAATGTCTCACTCGAGCAGGTGCTCAAGTGGAACCCGCAGGTGATCGTCGCATGGGACGACGTCGTGCGCGGAGGTGCAGACGAGTACATCAGGAAGAGCCCGGACTGGGCGTCGATCACGGCGGTGAAAGAGGGCAGGGTCTACACCATGCCGAACGCGCCCTATGCGTGGTGCGACCGCCCGCCCGGAGTGAACCGGCTCGTCGGCATCCAGTGGGTCGCGAACATGCTCTATCCCGATGCCTATGACGTTGACATGGTTGAAGAGGTGAAGAAGTTCTACGCGAAGTTCTACTGGGTCGACGTGACTGACGCCGACGTCAAGGAGCTTCTCGGCAACAGTTATCCGCCGTACCGCGCGTGA
- a CDS encoding methyltransferase domain-containing protein: MLLTEHDWNGEWMQLQANRSYDDSPSYWDKRAPSFATKAGTSHYASEFLEYAQIAPGATVLDFGCGAGTLSLPLARQGHQVTSADFSPAMLSLLEQQAAKEGLSSIRTVRASWDDDWEAAGVGQADVAIASRSIAVADLGSALRKLNAAARYRVCLTLAAGGSPRHDSRIFAAIGREFPTDLGYVYAMNILFQMGIRPELRFIESTKPEFFATREDARRVVSDMLSDVSLREEELLERYLAEHLVPGVDRKGESCWEWAEPRIVIWAFISWRQERSSRAISSCCGRDEQ, from the coding sequence ATGTTGCTCACGGAACATGATTGGAATGGAGAGTGGATGCAGTTGCAGGCGAATCGCAGCTACGACGACTCCCCCTCATACTGGGACAAGCGCGCCCCCTCCTTCGCCACGAAGGCCGGCACGTCGCACTATGCGTCGGAATTCCTCGAATACGCCCAGATCGCTCCGGGGGCGACCGTCTTGGATTTCGGATGCGGTGCGGGCACTCTTTCGCTGCCGCTGGCACGCCAGGGTCACCAGGTAACGTCTGCCGACTTCTCACCGGCTATGCTTTCGCTCCTTGAGCAGCAGGCTGCCAAAGAGGGCCTCTCGTCGATCCGCACCGTGCGCGCGAGCTGGGACGACGACTGGGAGGCGGCGGGTGTCGGTCAGGCTGACGTTGCGATCGCATCGCGTTCGATTGCCGTCGCCGACCTGGGTTCGGCGCTTCGCAAGCTCAACGCCGCTGCCCGGTATCGCGTTTGCCTGACCCTGGCGGCAGGAGGCTCTCCTCGGCATGACAGCCGGATCTTCGCCGCTATCGGCCGCGAATTCCCAACCGACCTTGGCTATGTCTACGCCATGAACATCCTCTTTCAGATGGGGATCAGGCCCGAACTTCGCTTCATTGAGAGCACGAAGCCCGAGTTCTTCGCGACTCGCGAGGATGCGAGGAGAGTCGTCTCTGACATGTTGTCCGACGTGAGTCTACGAGAGGAGGAGCTGCTCGAGCGTTACCTCGCCGAGCATCTTGTGCCAGGAGTCGATCGTAAAGGCGAGTCCTGCTGGGAATGGGCTGAGCCGAGGATTGTCATATGGGCGTTCATCTCTTGGCGCCAAGAGCGCTCCAGTCGCGCTATCTCGTCTTGCTGCGGGCGCGACGAACAGTGA
- a CDS encoding ABC transporter substrate-binding protein, with protein sequence MALVFALAVPTGSLFGCTGSKSTAAVKTDTTAATVDAMADRTITDDAGRTVTVPEVGKLKKIYFTSPVAQIFCFTLAPELSGGTTMDFSAAELKYLPKGTADLKNLGSLASGGKLNPEAIVAEGIQVIFNISSVALTASDISTADDLQKQTGIPVVCIDGSMDKISNAYRKLGTILGKEKEAEKLASYCENTLDAVQKAVETVPQDKRVSVYYAEGPKGLQTEPEASQHAVAFKLAGAKNAAVGVAVGASKGMSEVSLEQVLAWNPQVIIAWDDVLRGGADELIRTNRDWATISAVKNGLVYTMPNVPFSWCDRPPAVNRFLGVQWLANTLYPNAYKVDMVSVTKEFYSLFYHVDLTDSQAKELLGNSYTK encoded by the coding sequence TTGGCGCTGGTGTTCGCGCTCGCTGTGCCGACGGGCTCGCTGTTTGGCTGCACTGGCTCCAAAAGCACCGCTGCCGTGAAGACCGATACCACTGCCGCCACGGTCGATGCCATGGCCGATCGTACTATCACCGATGACGCCGGACGGACGGTGACCGTCCCGGAGGTCGGCAAGCTGAAAAAGATCTATTTCACGAGCCCCGTGGCTCAGATATTCTGCTTCACGCTAGCACCTGAACTCTCAGGCGGAACCACGATGGATTTCTCGGCGGCCGAACTGAAGTACCTGCCGAAAGGCACCGCCGATCTCAAGAACCTTGGCTCGCTCGCCTCGGGTGGCAAGCTCAACCCTGAGGCGATCGTCGCGGAGGGGATTCAGGTCATCTTCAACATTTCGTCGGTGGCCCTGACGGCGAGCGACATCAGTACCGCGGACGACCTCCAGAAACAAACGGGAATTCCCGTCGTCTGCATAGACGGCTCGATGGACAAGATATCGAACGCGTACCGGAAACTCGGCACGATTCTCGGAAAGGAAAAAGAAGCCGAGAAGCTCGCCAGCTACTGCGAGAACACGCTGGATGCTGTGCAGAAGGCTGTTGAAACGGTCCCCCAAGACAAGCGCGTGAGCGTCTATTATGCCGAGGGCCCCAAGGGCTTGCAGACCGAGCCCGAGGCCTCTCAGCATGCCGTAGCATTCAAGCTTGCTGGCGCAAAGAACGCAGCGGTCGGCGTTGCGGTTGGTGCCTCCAAAGGCATGTCCGAGGTGTCACTTGAGCAGGTGCTAGCGTGGAACCCACAAGTAATCATCGCTTGGGACGACGTCTTGCGGGGTGGTGCGGACGAACTCATCCGCACGAACCGGGACTGGGCAACGATCAGCGCCGTGAAGAACGGTCTCGTCTACACGATGCCGAACGTGCCGTTCTCGTGGTGCGACCGCCCGCCTGCGGTCAACAGGTTCCTCGGCGTTCAGTGGTTGGCGAACACGCTTTATCCCAACGCGTACAAGGTCGACATGGTCAGTGTGACCAAGGAGTTCTACAGCTTGTTCTATCACGTCGACTTGACGGACTCCCAAGCAAAGGAGCTGCTCGGCAACAGCTACACGAAGTAA
- a CDS encoding ABC transporter ATP-binding protein, whose translation MLQVRNLCAGYDKHEVIHDATFSVGRGEFVCMLGANGCGKTTILKNVLGFAKPFSGSIKMDGDSVLRMRERELARRVAYIPQAHTPPFPFTVADVVIMGRTPYINRLAVVSEEDKAIAVCALRRLSIEHLASRTYTQLSGGQRQLVIIARALAQKPDLLVMDEPTASLDFGNQHIVMAQMRKLADAGMGVLMVTHDPDHALLCADRVIVVQDGVITHDGTPADVIDNECMQAIYGTSVLVAEVSRAQGRSVRVCVPLM comes from the coding sequence ATGCTCCAAGTCCGCAATCTCTGCGCCGGGTACGACAAGCACGAGGTCATCCACGACGCAACCTTCTCGGTAGGGCGCGGGGAGTTCGTGTGCATGCTCGGCGCGAATGGGTGCGGCAAGACGACGATCCTCAAGAACGTACTCGGCTTCGCCAAGCCGTTCTCGGGCAGCATCAAGATGGATGGCGACAGTGTGTTGCGGATGCGCGAACGCGAACTCGCCCGGCGCGTGGCCTACATCCCGCAGGCACACACGCCTCCATTCCCGTTCACAGTCGCCGACGTCGTGATCATGGGGAGAACTCCCTACATCAACCGCCTTGCGGTGGTGTCCGAGGAGGACAAAGCGATTGCGGTCTGCGCTCTGCGCCGCCTTTCGATCGAGCACCTAGCGAGTCGTACGTACACGCAGCTCTCCGGTGGGCAGCGCCAGCTCGTCATCATCGCTCGTGCTCTCGCACAGAAGCCCGATCTGCTCGTGATGGACGAGCCCACTGCGAGCTTGGATTTCGGAAACCAGCACATCGTCATGGCGCAGATGCGCAAGCTTGCCGATGCAGGCATGGGAGTGCTCATGGTCACGCACGATCCCGACCACGCGCTGCTGTGCGCGGACCGGGTGATCGTCGTCCAGGACGGCGTCATCACGCACGACGGTACGCCCGCCGACGTGATCGACAACGAGTGTATGCAGGCGATCTACGGGACCAGCGTGCTCGTTGCTGAAGTCAGTCGTGCGCAGGGGAGATCGGTACGGGTGTGCGTCCCGTTGATGTAG